The following is a genomic window from Mycolicibacterium sp. TY81.
AGGAGGGCCAGAACGCCCGCCTGGCGGCGCGTCTCACCGGGTGGCGCATCGACATCCGTAGCGACGCCGACGGTCAGGGGGCAGACGCCGGCGGCCGGCCGACCGGCCACGGTGCCGGCCGCGACCGCTGAGGCCAAAACCCGCAGTTACCGGCGGCGTGTCGGGGCCGCGACCGCGATTGAAGTCCAAGGGCCCCGAGACGGTAGACTGCACTGTGATCCAGCGCGAGACTCCGACAGCTCCGGTGCGTACCTGCATCGGCTGCCGGAAACGAGAGCTGGCCGTCGACTTGCTTCGAGTGGCAGCTGTACGCGACGGGGACGGTAAATGCGTCGTCTCGGTCGATTCAGCGGGTAACCTGCCGGGTCGGGGTGCGTGGTTGCACCCGGTTCAGCAGTGCCTCGACGCGGCAGTTCGGCGGCGAGCATTCGCCCGAGCGTTGCGCATCACCGGTTCGCCGGACACCTCTGCGGTCGAAGAGTTCTTCAGTGCCTTACCCGCCTGACGGACCCGGAACGCCACAGCAAGAGAACAGGTAGCGAAGAACATGAGCACACCGTGAAGTCCCGATGACCATGCGTCATAGCTAAACCGAGGCGCGGCCTACCCACCGCTGACGCCTCACGACGAGGAGAGAAGTGGCAGCAGGTAAGGCACGCGTACACGAGTTGGCAAAAGAACTCGGTGTCACCAGCAAGGAAGTGCTCGCCCGACTGAGCGAACAGGGCGAATTCGTGAAATCTGCGTCCTCCACAGTGGAGGCGCCCGTCGCACGCCGGTTGCGTGAAGCCTTCGGCGGCGGCAAGCCCGCCAAGTCCGAGGCACCGGCCGCCCCCGCGGCCGCCAAGCCGTCGGGCGCCCCGAAGCCCGGCGCCCCCAAGCCGGCCCCCGCAGCGGCACCTGCCGCGCCTGCAGCCCCGGCCCCGGCCGCGGCTGCTCCGGCACCCGCAGCGCCCGCACCGGCAGCTCCGACCCCCGGTGGACCCAAGCCCGGCGCACCCCGGCCCGCGGCTCCGCAGCCCCAGGCCCCGGCTCCTGCCGCGCCGGCAGCGTCGGCCGCCCCGGCGGCTCCGGCCCAGCCGCGTCCGGCCACCCCGGGTGCAACCCCGGGTCCGCGACCCGGCGCACCCAAGCCGGCCCCGCGGGCTCCGCGCGTCGGCAACAACCCGTTCTCATCCCAGCAGCCGGTCGAACGCCCGGCCCCGCGTCCGGCTCCCGGTCCCGGTGGCCCGCGTCCGGGCCCCGGCGCCGGTGGTCCCCGTCCGGGCGGTGGCCCGCGTCCGGGTGTCACGCCCGGCAACATGCCCCCGCGTCCGCCAGGTGCCCGTCCGGGTGCCGTCGGTCGTCCGGGTGGTCCGCGTCCCGGCCCCGGTGGCGGTCCGCGTCCCGGTGGTGGCCCTCGTCCCGGCGGTGCCGGTGGCGGCGGTAACTACCGCGGCGGTGGCGCCGGTGGTGGCGCAGGTGCCGGTGCCGGTGGTGGCTTCCGTGGCCGTCCCGGTGGTGGCGGTGCTCCCGGTGGCGGTGGCCCCGGTGGCGGCGGTCGTCCGGGTCAGCGCGGCGGTGCCGCGGGTGCCTTCGGGCGTCCCGGTGGCGCACCCCGTCGTGGCCGTAAGTCGAAGCGCGCAAAACGCGCCGAATACGAGAACATGCAGGCCCCGATCGTCGGTGGCGTGCGGTTGCCGCACGGCAACGGCGAGGTCATCCGCCTCGCTCGCGGTGCGTCGCTGAGCGACTTCGCCGAGAAGATCAACGCCAACCCGGCTTCGCTGGTGCAGGCGCTGTTCAACCTGGGCGAGATGGTGACCGCCACCCAGTCGGTGGGTGACGACACCCTCGAGCTGCTGGGCAGCGAGATGAACTACGTCGTGCAGGTCGTGTCCCCGGAGGACGAGGACCGCGAGCTGCTCGAGTCGTTCGACCTGACCTACGGCGAGGACGCCGGCGACGAGGACGACCTGGCCAGCCGGCCCCCGGTGGTCACCGTCATGGGCCACGTCGACCACGGTAAGACACGACTGCTCGACACGATCCGTAAGGCGAACGTCCGTGAGGGCGAAGCCGGTGGCATCACCCAGCACATCGGCGCCTACCAGGTGCTGACCGAGCTGGACGGCAACGAGCGTCTGGTGACGTTCATCGACACCCCGGGTCACGAGGCGTTCACCGCCATGCGTGCCCGTGGTGCCAAGGCCACCGACATCGCGATCCTCGTGGTCGCCGCCGACGACGGCGTCATGCCGCAGACGGTGGAGGCCATCAACCACGCTCAGGCCGCTGATGTGCCGATCGTGGTGGCGGTCAACAAGATCGACAAGGAAGGCGCGGATCCGCAGAAGATCCGGGCGCAGCTGACCGAGTACAACCTGGTGGCCGAGGATTACGGCGGCGACACCATGTTCGTGGACATCTCGGCCAAGCAGGGCACCAACATCGACGGTCTGCTCGAAGCCGTGCTGCTGACGGCGGACGCTTCGCTGGACCTGCGGGCCAACCCCGACATGGAGGCCCAGGGTGTGGCCATCGAGGCGCACCTGGACCGCGGTCGCGGCCCGGTCGCCACGGTGCTGGTGCAGCGCGGCACGCTGCGCGTCGGTGACTCGGTGGTCGCCGGTGACGCCTACGGCCGCGTCCGCCGCATGGTCGACGAGCACGGCGAGGACGTCGAAGAGGCGTTCCCGTCGCGTCCGGTCCAGGTCATCGGTTTCACCTCGGTGCCCGGCGCCGGCGACAACTTCCTGGTCGTCGACGAAGACCGCATCGCCCGGCAGATCGCCGACCGGCGCAGCGCGCGTAAGCGCAATGCGCTGGCCGCACGTTCGCGCAAGCGCATCAGCCTGGAAGACCTGGATTCGGCGCTGAAGGAAACCAGCCAGCTGAACCTGATCCTGAAGGGCGACAACTCGGGCACCGTCGAGGCGCTCGAGGAGGCCTTGATGGGCATCCAGATCGACGACGAGGTGGAACTGCGCGTCATCGACCGCGGTGTCGGTGGCGTCACCGAGACCAACGTCAACCTGGCGTCGGCGTCGGATGCGATCATCATCGGCTTCAACGTCCGCGCCGAGGGCAAGGCGACGGAGCTGGCGAACCGCGAGGGCGTGGAGATCCGGTACTACTCGGTGATCTACCAGGCCATCGACGAGATCGAGAGCGCGCTCAAGGGCATGCTCAAGCCGGTCTACGAGGAGAAGGAGCTCGGCCGCGCCGAGATCCGCGCCATCTTCCGGTCGTCGAAGGTCGGCAACATCGCTGGTTGCCTCGTGCAGTCGGGCATCATGCGGCGTAACGCCAAGGCCCGCCTGCTGCGCGACAACATCGTCATCGCCGAGAACCTCACGGTGTCTTCGCTCAAGCGCGAGAAGGACGACGCCACCGAGGTGCGCGAAGGTTACGAATGCGGTCTGACGCTGACCTACAACGACATCAAGGAAGGCGACGTCATCGAGACGTACGAACTCGTCGAGAAGGCTCGTACCTAGGTGGCGGATCCAGCACGCGCCAAGCGATTGGCCAAGCGCATTTCGACGATCGTCGCCTCGGCGATCGAGTACGAGATCAAGGATCCGCGGCTCGACGGCGTGACGATCACCGATGCCAAGATGACCGGTGATCTGCACGACGCGACGCTGTACTACACCGTGATCGGGACCAGCCTCGACGAGGAGCCGGACTACGCCGGTGTCGCGGCTGCCCTGGAGAAGGCCAAGGGCGCGTTGCGCTCGAAAGTCGGTGCGGGAACCGGGGTTCGGTTCACGCCCACGCTGACTTTCGAGCGCGACACCGTGCCGGATGCGGCTCTGAAGATGGAAGAGCTGCTGGCCCGGGCCCGCGCCGCCGACGCGGACGTGGCCCGGATCCGGGAAGGTGCCACGCACGCCGGTGACGCCGATCCGTACCGTGTGGTGGGGGACAGCGATTCCGAGGATGCAGGTGACCGCGATCGAACCGACGACTGAGATTCGGCCGCACGGCGCGCGGGTTGACGCGCGCGGTGCGGCTGATCTGCTCGGTGCGGTCGAGAGCGTGAGCGTGGTTGCCCACGTCTACCCCGACGCCGACACCATCGGGGCGGGCCTCGCGCTCGCATTGGTGCTCAGCGAGGCCGGTAAGGACGTGCAGGTCGGCTTTGCCGCCCCGGCGACCGTGCCGGAATCGCTGCAGACGCTGCCCGGTGGGCACCTGCTGGTGCCGCCGGACCAGATGCGTCCGGACGCCGACCTGGTGGTCACCGTCGACATCCCGAGTGTGAACCGGCTGGGGTCGCTGGCCAAGCTGGCCGATCCCGGACGGCAGGTGCTGGTGATCGATCACCACGCCTCGAACCGGTTGTTCGGCACCGCGAATTACGTTGACCCGTCGGCAGATTCGACCACCATGCTGGTGGCCGAGCTGCTGGACGCCTGGGGCAAGCCGATCGAACTGCCGGTGGCGCACTGCCTGTACGCCGGCCTGACCACCGACACCGGCTCGTTCCGGTGGGCCAGCGCCCGCGCGTACCGGCTCGCGGCGCGGCTGCTCGACATCGGCGTCGACAACGCCGCCGTCAGCCGCGCCCTGCTCGACACGCACCCGTACTCGTGGCTGCCCATGCTGTCCCGCGTGCTGTCGACGGCGTGCCTGGTGCCCGAGGCCGCCGGCGGCAAGGGTCTGGTGTACGCCGTGGTGTCGCACCAGGAGTACGCGGCGGCGCGATCGGAAGAGGTCGAGAGCATCGTCGACATCGTGCGCACCACATCCGAGGCCGAGGTGGCCGCGGTGCTCAAGGAGATCGAGCCGGGGCAGTGGTCGGTGTCCCTGCGCGCCAAGACCGAGGTCGACGTGTCTGTGCTGGCGAGTTCGTTCGGCGGCGGTGGCCACCGGTTCGCGGCGGGCTACTCGCCGACCGGAACCGCCGGCGACGTCGTCGCGGCCCTCGTCGCCGCCCTCTCTTGATCCCCCTCCCCGTGCCCGTGCCCTTCCCCGTGTCAGCCCCCTCCCCGCGAGTGGCCGTGTCTGTACGCCGACACGCCGTGTTTGGTGTGCACATTCGTGCCGCTCGTGGCTGGCGAGCGTGCGCGTCATGACCACCGAGGTCACCGGTCGTCGCATCGCGGGACTCGCTTTTCCCGCCCTCGGGGTGCTCGCCGCCGAACCGATCTACCTCCTGCTGGACACCGCGGTCGTCGGCAGGCTCGGCGCACTGCCCTTGGCAGGTCTGGCGGTCGGCGGCCTGATCCTCAGCCTCGTCGGGTCGCAGCTGACGTTCCTGTCGTACGGCACGACGTCGCGGTCGGCCCGGAGCTTCGGCGCCGGTGACCGCGCCGGTGCGGTCGGGGAGGGCGTGCAGGCCACGTGGCTGGCGCTCGCCCTCGGCGTGCTGATCGTCGTGGTTGTGCAGGCGCTGGCGCCCTTTCTGCTGACGGCCATCGCCGGGTCTCGGGGCGGCATCGCCGAGACCGCGCTGCCGTGGCTGCGCGTCGCGATACTGGCCGTACCCGCGATCCTGATGTCCATGGCCGGCAACGGCTGGTTGCGGGGAGTGCAGGACACCGTCCGGCCGCTGCGGTATGTGCTTGTCGGCGTGGGTATTTCAGCGGTGCTGTGTCCGGTGCTGGTCTTCGGGTGGCTCGGACTGCCGCGGCTCGGCCTAACGGGCTCGGCGGTCGCCAACCTCGTCGGGCAGTGGATCGCCGCGGCGCTGTTCGGGTATGCCCTGCTGTCCGAACGGGTTTCGCTGCGCCTACGGCCCGACGTGCTGCGCGCGCAACTGACCATGGGCCGCGACCTGGTGCTGCGGTCCCTGGCCTTCCAGGTGTGTTTCCTGTCTGCCGGCGCGGTCGCGGCCCGGTTCGGTGCGGCCGCCGTCGCCGCCCACCAGGTGGTGCTGCAGTTGTGGAATTTCCTTGCGCTGGTGCTGGATTCGCTGGCCATCGCGGCACAGTCACTCGTCGGTGCGGCACTCGGCGCGGGGGAGCCGGCGCATGCCAAGACAGTGGCGCGGCGCGTGACGGTCTATTCGGCCGCCGCGGCGACGGCGCTGGCGGCGGCGTTCGCAGTGGGCTCCGGCGTGCTGCCGGCAGTGTTCACCGCCGACCATGCGGTGCGGGACCAGATCGGCATCCCGTGGTGGTTCATGGTGGCCCAATTGCCCATCGCCGGAGTCGTTTTCGCCCTCGACGGGGTGCTGCTCGGCGCCGGTGACGCGAAGTTCATGCGCAACGCCACCCTGATCAGCGGGCTCGTCGGCTTCCTGCCGCTGATCTGGCTGTCGCTGGCGTTCGGCTGGGGGCTGGCCGGCATCTGGTCGGGGCTGAGCACGTTCCTGGTGTTGCGACTCGTCTTCGTCGGCTGGCGCGCGTTGTCCGGCCGCTGGGCGTGAGCAGGTCGCCCGAAAGGCGTCGTCCCCCACCTCTCGCGAGCGGCCGTGACTGCACCCGACACGCCGTGGTTCCCGTACAAGAACGTCCCGCTCATCGCCGGTGAGCGGGACGTTCTTGTACAGCTGGAGCGGCGTGTCGGCGTACAAACACGGCCGCTCGCGGGAGATTGACTAGACCTGGGTGCGGCCACGCGCCATGACGGCGTCGCGGTTGGCGGCGATGTCGTTGCCTACTGCGCTGTTCCAGGCCCGGGCTGACGCGGCCTCGATCCACAGCCCGGCGTCGGTCTGGGAGCCGTCGATCTTGTGGTACGAGTCCAGCAGCGCGCGCACGGCGTTCTGGTTGTTGCCGACGATCGAGGCGGCGACGCGCCGCGCGGTCGGCAGCAGCTCGTCATGCGGCACCACCTCGGTGACCAGCCCGGCGCGCAGCGCCTCGGCCGCCGACAGGTAGTCGCCGGTCAGGCTCATCCGGCGGGCCAGGCCGACACCGGCCTTCTGCGGTAGCCGCACACTCAGGCCCCACGTCGGCAGCAGTCCGACGCGGGCGTGGGTGTCGGCGAACTTGGCGTTCTCCGAGGCGATCAGGATGTCGCAGTACAGCGCCAGCTCCAGGCCGCCGGTGACGGCCGCGCCGTTGATGGC
Proteins encoded in this region:
- a CDS encoding DUF448 domain-containing protein, whose translation is MAAVRDGDGKCVVSVDSAGNLPGRGAWLHPVQQCLDAAVRRRAFARALRITGSPDTSAVEEFFSALPA
- the infB gene encoding translation initiation factor IF-2 is translated as MAAGKARVHELAKELGVTSKEVLARLSEQGEFVKSASSTVEAPVARRLREAFGGGKPAKSEAPAAPAAAKPSGAPKPGAPKPAPAAAPAAPAAPAPAAAAPAPAAPAPAAPTPGGPKPGAPRPAAPQPQAPAPAAPAASAAPAAPAQPRPATPGATPGPRPGAPKPAPRAPRVGNNPFSSQQPVERPAPRPAPGPGGPRPGPGAGGPRPGGGPRPGVTPGNMPPRPPGARPGAVGRPGGPRPGPGGGPRPGGGPRPGGAGGGGNYRGGGAGGGAGAGAGGGFRGRPGGGGAPGGGGPGGGGRPGQRGGAAGAFGRPGGAPRRGRKSKRAKRAEYENMQAPIVGGVRLPHGNGEVIRLARGASLSDFAEKINANPASLVQALFNLGEMVTATQSVGDDTLELLGSEMNYVVQVVSPEDEDRELLESFDLTYGEDAGDEDDLASRPPVVTVMGHVDHGKTRLLDTIRKANVREGEAGGITQHIGAYQVLTELDGNERLVTFIDTPGHEAFTAMRARGAKATDIAILVVAADDGVMPQTVEAINHAQAADVPIVVAVNKIDKEGADPQKIRAQLTEYNLVAEDYGGDTMFVDISAKQGTNIDGLLEAVLLTADASLDLRANPDMEAQGVAIEAHLDRGRGPVATVLVQRGTLRVGDSVVAGDAYGRVRRMVDEHGEDVEEAFPSRPVQVIGFTSVPGAGDNFLVVDEDRIARQIADRRSARKRNALAARSRKRISLEDLDSALKETSQLNLILKGDNSGTVEALEEALMGIQIDDEVELRVIDRGVGGVTETNVNLASASDAIIIGFNVRAEGKATELANREGVEIRYYSVIYQAIDEIESALKGMLKPVYEEKELGRAEIRAIFRSSKVGNIAGCLVQSGIMRRNAKARLLRDNIVIAENLTVSSLKREKDDATEVREGYECGLTLTYNDIKEGDVIETYELVEKART
- the rbfA gene encoding 30S ribosome-binding factor RbfA translates to MADPARAKRLAKRISTIVASAIEYEIKDPRLDGVTITDAKMTGDLHDATLYYTVIGTSLDEEPDYAGVAAALEKAKGALRSKVGAGTGVRFTPTLTFERDTVPDAALKMEELLARARAADADVARIREGATHAGDADPYRVVGDSDSEDAGDRDRTDD
- a CDS encoding bifunctional oligoribonuclease/PAP phosphatase NrnA is translated as MQVTAIEPTTEIRPHGARVDARGAADLLGAVESVSVVAHVYPDADTIGAGLALALVLSEAGKDVQVGFAAPATVPESLQTLPGGHLLVPPDQMRPDADLVVTVDIPSVNRLGSLAKLADPGRQVLVIDHHASNRLFGTANYVDPSADSTTMLVAELLDAWGKPIELPVAHCLYAGLTTDTGSFRWASARAYRLAARLLDIGVDNAAVSRALLDTHPYSWLPMLSRVLSTACLVPEAAGGKGLVYAVVSHQEYAAARSEEVESIVDIVRTTSEAEVAAVLKEIEPGQWSVSLRAKTEVDVSVLASSFGGGGHRFAAGYSPTGTAGDVVAALVAALS
- a CDS encoding MATE family efflux transporter, with the translated sequence MTTEVTGRRIAGLAFPALGVLAAEPIYLLLDTAVVGRLGALPLAGLAVGGLILSLVGSQLTFLSYGTTSRSARSFGAGDRAGAVGEGVQATWLALALGVLIVVVVQALAPFLLTAIAGSRGGIAETALPWLRVAILAVPAILMSMAGNGWLRGVQDTVRPLRYVLVGVGISAVLCPVLVFGWLGLPRLGLTGSAVANLVGQWIAAALFGYALLSERVSLRLRPDVLRAQLTMGRDLVLRSLAFQVCFLSAGAVAARFGAAAVAAHQVVLQLWNFLALVLDSLAIAAQSLVGAALGAGEPAHAKTVARRVTVYSAAAATALAAAFAVGSGVLPAVFTADHAVRDQIGIPWWFMVAQLPIAGVVFALDGVLLGAGDAKFMRNATLISGLVGFLPLIWLSLAFGWGLAGIWSGLSTFLVLRLVFVGWRALSGRWA
- a CDS encoding enoyl-CoA hydratase, which encodes MTDVLLIDTTDRVRTLTLNRPKSRNALSYELRDAFYGALRQAEADPDVDVVILTGADPVFCAGLDLKELGEGADLPDISPKWPNMTKPVIGAINGAAVTGGLELALYCDILIASENAKFADTHARVGLLPTWGLSVRLPQKAGVGLARRMSLTGDYLSAAEALRAGLVTEVVPHDELLPTARRVAASIVGNNQNAVRALLDSYHKIDGSQTDAGLWIEAASARAWNSAVGNDIAANRDAVMARGRTQV